The following are encoded together in the Acidobacteriota bacterium genome:
- a CDS encoding protein kinase: protein MMDRIGHYKIVAELGRGGMGIVYKAHEESLNRYVAIKVLGEHLTEDPAHVERFLREARSAASLNHPNIVQIYAVSEDGGRHFFAMEYVPGRSLQQILKSSGPLEPIQVARIAIQTASGLRAAHDQGIIHRDVKPANLLIDERGLVKIADFGLALASSGVSRLTATGMFMGTPGYLSPEQCLDQNPDHRTDIYSLGVTLYEALCGKAPFTADSPLALLRQIVEVDPPNLGELNPDLDPALRSIVTRMMAKDREHRTSSCAELIGELQAFLESKGASGSLVERVAAGAAIPASQDSAPATDHELDFLPTEKVPSDAIAAGARQVTAPAVETEAPVLETSAAEEPINGSGNRLALVAVLIVLFGFVVIVGAAFVAWRNGIFQADTGPLETSVAADPGSRTITERTVALPEPAGEAEDPGPAAGVSDDEQAGSVSARPTASAEPVADAPGEHEASAVEPVVGQVTASDQPRREPVQDPLPPPPVQLPPEGTVVIAVGEPVLAGEAETFIETALARAGIPLVDEHGVPALAALIGSGTVPEPGEVRRLLTPFASQLILIRVEHLGERPLVYMGQRDVAYQARLVIVPIDIQDGAVLAQPVRIRTEYTHLNAQRVAERELRRPAYRLSQLLAARQ, encoded by the coding sequence ATGATGGATCGCATCGGCCATTACAAAATCGTCGCCGAGCTCGGCCGAGGCGGCATGGGCATCGTCTACAAGGCGCACGAAGAATCTCTCAATCGCTACGTCGCCATCAAGGTCCTCGGCGAGCATCTGACAGAGGACCCCGCCCACGTCGAGCGGTTCCTTCGCGAAGCGCGCAGCGCCGCCAGTCTCAACCATCCGAACATCGTCCAGATCTATGCAGTCAGCGAGGACGGCGGCCGCCATTTTTTCGCCATGGAGTACGTCCCCGGTCGGAGCCTGCAGCAGATTCTCAAATCTTCGGGCCCGCTCGAGCCGATCCAGGTCGCACGCATCGCCATCCAGACCGCTTCCGGGCTCCGAGCGGCCCACGACCAGGGCATCATCCACCGTGACGTCAAGCCGGCCAACCTTCTTATCGATGAAAGAGGTCTGGTCAAGATCGCCGACTTCGGTCTCGCCCTGGCGTCCAGTGGCGTTTCCCGGCTCACGGCAACTGGGATGTTCATGGGGACCCCGGGCTACCTCTCGCCCGAGCAGTGCCTGGACCAGAATCCGGACCATCGCACCGACATCTACTCGCTCGGAGTCACTCTTTACGAGGCATTGTGCGGCAAGGCTCCGTTCACGGCCGACAGCCCCCTCGCCCTTCTGCGCCAGATCGTCGAAGTCGATCCCCCAAACCTCGGCGAACTGAATCCCGACCTTGACCCCGCACTGCGATCGATCGTCACCCGCATGATGGCCAAGGATCGCGAGCACCGGACCTCGAGCTGCGCGGAGCTGATCGGCGAATTGCAGGCCTTCCTCGAGAGCAAAGGGGCATCCGGAAGCCTCGTGGAGAGGGTTGCCGCCGGCGCCGCCATTCCTGCCTCGCAGGATTCGGCTCCAGCAACCGATCACGAGCTCGACTTTCTGCCCACCGAAAAGGTACCGAGCGATGCCATCGCTGCCGGGGCGAGGCAAGTGACCGCACCGGCGGTCGAGACCGAGGCGCCGGTGCTCGAAACTTCGGCCGCCGAAGAGCCGATAAACGGTTCCGGCAATCGTCTGGCATTGGTGGCGGTCCTGATTGTTCTCTTCGGATTCGTCGTCATCGTCGGCGCGGCGTTCGTCGCTTGGCGCAACGGAATCTTCCAGGCTGATACGGGTCCGCTGGAGACTTCCGTCGCTGCCGATCCCGGGTCTCGGACAATCACCGAGAGAACCGTCGCTTTGCCTGAACCTGCAGGCGAGGCCGAGGATCCGGGTCCCGCCGCAGGAGTTTCGGACGATGAACAGGCTGGATCGGTGTCCGCAAGGCCGACCGCATCGGCCGAACCCGTCGCGGATGCTCCCGGCGAGCACGAGGCCTCGGCGGTTGAGCCCGTAGTGGGCCAGGTCACCGCGTCCGACCAACCTCGGCGCGAACCGGTGCAGGATCCGCTCCCTCCTCCACCGGTGCAGCTTCCTCCCGAAGGCACCGTCGTGATCGCGGTCGGCGAGCCGGTGCTCGCGGGTGAGGCGGAAACCTTTATCGAGACCGCCCTGGCGCGAGCCGGAATACCGCTGGTCGATGAACACGGAGTCCCCGCACTTGCGGCCCTGATCGGCTCGGGCACCGTACCGGAACCGGGCGAGGTCCGGCGGTTATTGACTCCATTTGCATCCCAGCTGATTCTGATCCGGGTCGAACACCTTGGCGAACGCCCGCTGGTGTACATGGGCCAGAGGGACGTCGCATACCAGGCTCGGCTGGTGATCGTTCCGATCGACATCCAGGATGGAGCGGTCCTGGCTCAACCAGTGAGGATCCGGACCGAGTACACCCATCTCAACGCGCAACGGGTCGCCGAACGAGAGCTCCGCCGGCCTGCCTATCGTCTGTCGCAGTTGCTGGCCGCGAGACAATAG